ATCGGCCACGACCTCTTCCTGTACTGGTCCTTCGCGGGCATGGGGCTGCCGGAGCGCATGGTCTTCCCGGACACCAGCGACGCCCTCAAGACGGCCCGGGTGTGGAGCCTCGCCATCGGTGGGCAGCACCAGCTCCGCAGGCCGGGGCTGCGCATCGCCACCGGCAGCGACTACCAGTCCGGGCGGGTCCTGCAGGCGGTCGGCTGCACGGTGCGGCTCGGGCCGGCCGAGGTGTTCACCGAGACGGAGACCGACCGGCTGATCAAGATGATCCGCAACTTCGTCCGCCGGCAGTCGGTGTTCTACGGCGAGACGCGCAGCGCCGCGCTGGAACGCGCCACCGGCCTGTACGTGCACATGACCCGGATCCAGAACGAGATCGAGCGGGAACTGCGCGACGACTACGACGACGAGGTGTTCGCGCAGACGGCGTTCCCGGAGCGGGTGATCTTCCCGCTGCGGTGGATGCTGCAGAACGCCGTCCGGTACGCCGCGCACGGCGAGCCGGAGCACGAGACCGTCCGGGCCCGGGTGCTGCGGGTGATGTTCCGGCCCGACACGGCCGCCCGCATCGACCGCGACCTTCTCACCCCGGCCGCCCTGTCGGCGGTGGCCGACGCCACGTACCACCGGAAGCAGGAGCTGGCCGAGCGGGTCGCCGAGGCGATCATCACCGACCACTACGTGGAGATCATGGAGTTCTACCAGGCGACGCTGCGCGACTTCTTCGCCGCCCACGAGGTGCCGGAGCGCTGCTGGGCGTGGCTGCTCGACGGGGTGGGCGAGTCCCGCAACGCGCTGCGGGAGCAACCGCCCAAGGTGGACCCGGCCGCGGTCTGGGACGGCGCGGAGTTCGACATCGACGTCGCCCGGGGCCAGGTCGTCGGGCTACGGGAGCGACGCTGACGGGGATCCGGGGGACCGTCGGCGATGGACACGACGACAGGACAGGAGGAGCCATGAGGGCGGTTGTCACCGCCGGCCCCGACGGCACGCGGGAGGTCCACGACGTGTCGACCTCCGGCCCGGGGTCGGGGCAGGTGCGGATCAGGGTGCCGGCCGGCGGGCGGCCCGCCGTCGCGCCGGCGGACCGGGTGGTCGACGACCACGCGTCGCTCCCGGCCGGCCGCGGCGGGCGACGGTGACCGGCATGGTGGTCCGCTACGTCGGCGACGGTCCGAACTGCTACGCCGCCGCGCTGACCATGGCGCTCGGCCCGGCCGGTCCCGGTCCCGCCGCCATCGAGGTGCTCACCGGATCGCCGTACGGCCTGTCGCTGCACGGTCCGGACCTGCCGGTCTTCTCCCCGGCGGGGTGGAATCCGGAGATCGGCGTCGCGGCGGCGCTCGACCTGCTCGGCTGGACCTGCGAGCGGACCAGCGGTTCGGTCGACGAGGCGATCGCCCGCATCGCGCGGGCCACCCCGACCGATCCGGTCGTCACCGGCCCGCTCGAGATGGGGTTGCTGCCGCATCATCCCGGCCTGGGGCAGGCGATCGGCACGGAGCACTACCTCCTGGTCCTCGGGCTGGAGGGCGACGTCGTCCGGATGCACGACCCGCGCGGGTTCCCCTACGCGACGCTGCCCCTGGACTCGCTGCTCGCCGCGTGGCAGACCGACGCGTTCGTGTACCCGGTGGAGCCGTTCATCACCCGTAGCAGGTTCCGCCGGGCCCGCGAGGTCGACCTGGCCACCGCGCTGCGCGCCTCGCTGCCCGCGGCGCTGGGGTGGCTCACCGGCGCGGACGCCGCGTCCACCGCCGAACGGATCGCCCGGATCGTCGAGGACGGGCTCACCGACTCGCAGTACAAGTACCTCGTGGAGTACACGGTCAGCGGGGGCGCCCGCCGGCTCGGCGACGCTGCCGTGCTGCTCGCCGAGATCGGGTGTGTCGGCCCGGCCCGGGTCCTGGAGCACCAGGCCCGCCTCGTCGGAGCCCTTCAGCATCCGCTGGTGGCCGGGGACCGGGCCGCGGCGGCCGCGCTGTGGCGGGAGCTGGCGCCCACCTACGCGCACCTGTGCGACGAGTTGTCGCGGGTCCCGGCGGGGGGCCCCGCCGTGGCGGCCCCGTCCTGACGCCGCCGTACCTGCCGCAGGTGGTGGCGCCGGGCCTGATGCGGCGGAGGCGGCCGATTGCTGCCGGCGGCCTCCGCCCTCACCGCTCCGAGCCGTACCCGACCTAAGTGCAACCGATGGTTGCGTGAGGCGCCCTGCCCGGGTAGCGTCATGCGCAACCAAACGTTGCAGGAGGGTGTCATGGAGTACGGGACCATCGAGCGCGAGATCTACGTCGAGGCGTCGCCCGAGATCGTCTTCGAGGTGGTGAGCAGCCCCGAACACCTCAAGCAGTGGTGGCCCGACGACGCCCGGTACGACCCGACACCCGGCTCGACCGGGGAGATCGTCTTCGGCGACCGCGACGCCGGCGGGACGGTGGTGCCGTTCACCGTCGTCGACGCGCAACCGCCCCGGATGTTCGCGTTCCGCTGGACGCACCCGGCC
This genomic interval from Micromonospora coxensis contains the following:
- a CDS encoding SRPBCC family protein, whose amino-acid sequence is MEYGTIEREIYVEASPEIVFEVVSSPEHLKQWWPDDARYDPTPGSTGEIVFGDRDAGGTVVPFTVVDAQPPRMFAFRWTHPADQVAAEGNSLLVTFALTPSGSGTLLRMTETGFREMGWEAALLEQQYQDHVSGWDFYLSRLAPYIGTLELRP